From a region of the Pectobacterium aquaticum genome:
- a CDS encoding mannitol dehydrogenase family protein, with product MTDTIKNIATCELPDSVQFPHYDRKALKPRIVHIGFGAFHRAHQALLTDRVLNMVGGDWGICEVVLFSDSTMINALRQQDHLFTVLEKAATENQPIVLGAVCESLHAKIEGIGAIIEKLAAPETAIVSLTITEKGYCMDGTSGKLDRANKLIQQDLSDPRHPASVPGLLAEALRLRHERGIAPFTILSCDNVPENGKTAKAAVLESAGLNDQRLIDWIEAKVSFPNTMVDRIVPAATPEALQEIADHLGVADPCAIACEPFIQWVIEDHFTAGRPEWEKAGVQMVHDVLPFEEMKLRMLNGSHSFLAYLGYLAGYDHVSDCMNDENYRRAVSHLMLLEQAPTLSVVDIDLKDYAVQLLTRFSNPALKHRTWQIAMDGSQKLPQRMLESLRWHLRNGGDYRCLALGVAGWMRYVSGKDDAGNPIEIRDPLADKLRQVVAETSDSPERVSAFLNIRSIFGEDLSANHDVFNAIAQAYLKLRDHGAKNTVAALVQDFK from the coding sequence ATGACTGATACAATAAAAAATATCGCTACCTGTGAATTGCCTGACAGCGTCCAATTCCCCCACTACGATCGTAAGGCGCTGAAGCCGCGCATCGTCCATATCGGTTTTGGTGCTTTTCATCGCGCTCATCAGGCACTGCTCACCGATCGCGTGCTGAATATGGTGGGAGGAGACTGGGGAATTTGTGAAGTCGTGCTGTTCAGCGACAGCACCATGATCAATGCGCTGCGCCAGCAGGATCATCTGTTTACCGTGTTGGAAAAAGCAGCGACGGAAAATCAGCCAATTGTGCTCGGTGCCGTGTGTGAATCGTTACATGCCAAAATAGAAGGCATTGGCGCCATTATTGAGAAACTTGCCGCGCCAGAAACTGCCATCGTTTCCCTGACGATTACCGAGAAAGGTTATTGCATGGATGGGACGAGCGGCAAGCTGGATCGGGCCAATAAGCTAATTCAGCAGGATCTCAGCGATCCTCGTCATCCTGCCTCAGTGCCGGGATTGCTGGCGGAAGCGCTGCGCCTGCGCCACGAACGCGGGATCGCACCGTTCACTATCCTCTCATGCGATAACGTGCCGGAAAATGGCAAAACGGCCAAAGCCGCCGTGCTGGAATCGGCGGGACTCAACGATCAGCGCCTAATCGATTGGATCGAGGCTAAGGTTTCTTTCCCGAATACGATGGTGGATCGCATTGTCCCCGCCGCGACGCCAGAAGCGTTGCAGGAAATTGCCGATCACCTCGGCGTCGCCGATCCCTGTGCGATAGCCTGTGAACCCTTTATTCAATGGGTGATCGAAGATCATTTTACTGCCGGACGCCCTGAGTGGGAAAAAGCGGGCGTGCAGATGGTGCATGACGTACTGCCGTTTGAAGAAATGAAACTGCGCATGCTGAACGGCAGTCACTCGTTTTTAGCTTATCTGGGCTATCTCGCCGGTTATGATCACGTCAGCGACTGTATGAATGACGAGAACTATCGCCGTGCGGTGTCTCATCTCATGCTGCTGGAGCAAGCACCGACACTCAGTGTGGTGGATATCGACTTGAAAGACTATGCCGTTCAGCTACTTACCCGTTTTTCCAACCCCGCGCTCAAGCATCGAACCTGGCAAATCGCGATGGATGGTTCACAAAAGCTGCCTCAGCGTATGCTAGAATCGCTACGCTGGCATCTGCGTAATGGTGGAGACTATCGCTGTCTGGCATTAGGGGTCGCAGGCTGGATGCGTTATGTCAGCGGAAAAGATGATGCGGGCAACCCTATCGAGATCCGCGATCCGCTGGCTGATAAGCTCAGACAGGTCGTTGCGGAAACGTCAGACAGCCCCGAGCGGGTCAGTGCGTTTCTCAATATTCGTTCTATTTTCGGCGAGGATCTGTCAGCAAACCACGATGTATTTAACGCTATCGCACAGGCTTATCTGAAGCTGCGCGATCACGGCGCGAAGAACACCGTGGCCGCACTGGTACAAGACTTTAAATAA